In Glycine max cultivar Williams 82 chromosome 15, Glycine_max_v4.0, whole genome shotgun sequence, the DNA window taTACAATAGTAATTTTTCTaacattaactttttcattttcaacattAGCATTCAATGTGCCTGGAagaataaagaacaaaaaaaatagattacatTATTCACAAACAAGTACATATAATTAAACTCATATATCACCTTTGTTGTTGGTGAAACTGATTATGAGAATAAACATTAGCATTAGGGGTGAGTATACAAGCCGGTTTTGTCTATTTAAGGCCTCACCTGTGAAACTCATGTTTTAAGTGAATTGGGTAAATCTGTTCTATGAAAtaaattgacttttttttaggtTCGTTTTGGTCCACCAAGTTTGCAGATAAATGGACTAGTCCACATGTTCaattaataatcttaaaaaaatatgtttttgattgtTTGACACAGTCACAAACAAGAGAAAGACACAATGTGATGGGAAGTGTGACGTGCAAGAGAGAGGTGCAACACGTAGAGAGGGGTGATGCGCACGAGTTGAGGAGGAGGAAGTGACCTTCTCATGTGGTATTTGGTCGAGGTAAAGGAAGTGTGGCACAACGTTGGCTAGGGTAGGGAGGTCACGTGTGAGCCGAGGAAGAGAAAATGATGTCGCATCTGGCCTTACAACGGAGTGAGAGTCGGGAAAAGAGAGGTGTGGCGGAGTGAGGATCGGCGAAGGAGAGGCATGTGACAGAGTGAAGTGAAGGTTTGAAAGGTCTAAAGTCTCAACTCTCAGCTCAAATACTCAATctgtatcatttttattttaaaattaattattttatacggACTACTCGCAAACATGCGGATAAAATCCATTAAGTTCGTGAACTTAATAAACTAACTCaagtattatttataattatacaaaTCGACCTGCAAATCTGAACTCATATACCCACCCCTAATTAACATATGCATGCATAGATTGTAACAACTTAAGTCTCACTTACATTATTTACAATAGATGTAGAGATAGCTTACATTTAACTATGTGTTTATATTTTCATTCCAATAATTGATCATTGTCAACAATAATGAAGTCATTAAGATGCACTATGAGCAGTGAAGGCGTAAAGGAGGTAAGCAAAAACTTGTTCCCCGAGAAAGAAACAAGAATAATTTGAGATTGGAAATAAAttagaagaatattttttaaaaaatattcttaaaaaaaaggaaaatgagagatatatatatttcattagccaaaaaactcaaaattatttCGGGCCTAAAGTTTAATCCCGAAGCCCATATTTAACATCAACGGCACGTGAGGCAGCATCAGATTCGGGTCGGGTCACGTgcaatatacatacatacatacccAACATTTCCAATTTCCCCATTTTCATTAGGCAAAGCAAAGCAATCGCATAATCTAGGGTTTGTTCGTTGGTTCGCAACAATGGCGATGAGGAGATTCTACAACGAGATCAAGGGGAAGAGGGTGAGCGAGGTTCCGGAGCACGTGAAGCCGATGCTGTCGCTGAACTACATCAAGAAGGCGATTCAGCGAGGCTTCGATAATTACCATGCCAAGTACATTGAAACCAGCTCCCCCGATCCCATCTTCCATGTCTGCTACGGCGGCATGATCTTCTCCTACCTCGTTGCTCTCCCCCACGAGCGCCGCCACCTCCAGCACGCCCAGGAGCACGCCCAGCAGCACCACTGATCCATCCCCTTCAGGTACCTACTTTCCCAATACGACGCCGCCGTTTGTTTAGTCCGATCTTCGTGAGATTAGATAGATCCTCTGCTttagttatttgtttttgttgaaattcGAATGCTTTTTCGCTGTTTTCGTTTGTAATTATAGTAAGAGCATGTTTGGGAATCCTTACTTTTGAGGCAAAAGTAATGgcgttcattttgttttttatctaTTGGATTTGCATTGGAACCACGCCACAACACTTTCAACATTACGTATGAGGAAAAAGTAATTACCCTTGCTTTTGCCTTCTTTTTTGCCCTTTATCTGTTGGATTTGCATTGAAATGCGCCCGCAACATTTCCAACTGCAAACCAAACATGCACTGAAATGTCACATACCATCGGGGTTTGGGTCAGTCCCCCACAACCTAGAGGAATGGGTTTTGTTATTTGAATTCTCACTTGGGAGATGTGCACATATCCGACAATAGCTTGAACATGATTGTGGGATATATCTAGCAATGTCacgttctttttatttttttggtcttaaCCCTTCGACCGGAAGGTAAATAAAGCTTGGTCAAGAATTGTTTTCACCAAGGATTGAACTTGGATACTATCCGAACAATTCAACTTTAACTTCAGCAGATTAACGACTTGTACCCAATCacttaatcacatttttttaaatttaatttcaaagttTTTGATGGAGTATTAGGGAACTTGAAAACaagaaacataatttaaataagGTGGAATTATTGATGACATCAAAAATGAAAACACGAAACACACCCttgtagtattttatttttttttggggggggggggtgtggAGGAGTAATTACCCAacaacaatgtttttttaacatCCTGGACATTGGAACATTTCtactttttcaaatttggaaACTGCTTCTTTGCATATATAAGGATACGGTTGCTTACGATGACTTCCCCCATATCTTTGCATAGCAAGCAGCCTTCTGGCACCGGGGTACTTCTTTAGTTAGTTACATTCTACTTGTACAAATTCTTGGTGATGACTGATTAAACAGTATTGCAATTCTATTGCTGTTAATGGACACTACTTGTGCTTGGTGGGTTATATCTAAGTAATTTATTCTAGTTGTTGTATTGCAGATGGTTTGCTTGCTTGATctctttgttttaatatatgaaaaaatcagGGCATGAAGCTACTGTCAGCTTCAATGTGTTTAATTGGTTAGGTTAGATGATAAAATGAGTTCTCTTTGATACAATCATGAATTTTCTTGTACTTGAGTGATAATTGAGTGTGTGCaagagaatataatttttttattttgttgcagtGCTTTAGGCCTCTGGATGGGGGAATTTTATTTGCAACTTAGCTTGTTGGATGAGTAGAGCTGAACAATTGTCTTTTTTAAAGCCCTCctaattgaatatgttttttgGTTACTATTTGCATTTGAATCTTGGACATCATTTGGACTGTTCATGTTCGTGGTAAAATAAGTGGTTTGAAGGCCTGCCCAACTAAAAATGtgtgaaattttgtttttgcaaaCACTTAAATCATCCAGATCACGTAATCttgcagaagaaaaaagtgaaagggccattgctacaaaaaatatattcttttttggaAAAGTTGCTTGCACAAATTTTGTTTGGCATCTCCTCTGTTCTCCTCTCATAAATTGCTTTGTGTATCTCCATTCTCAGATGTTCCAAGAGGACATAAATAACATTTAGGAAACTCAATGATAGTGACCAAGGTGTATGTTAAGTATAATAATAGATGACCAAAATCCACAAATTAGTAGGTAATAAACTTTGTTAGTTTCTGTTAATGAAGTTTGTTAGTTAGAAGTATCTTAACTGAAATTGTTAGGGGAAAGGAGGGAATATTAGGTAATAAAAAGTGGTGAACAAGGGGAGAGAGTTCAGATTGGAAAGTGGTGGGTAGTGGGCCAGAATTCTCAGCTTCCTGGAATTGAGAGGAGACAGAGCATAAAACATTCTATCTCTATGATCTGCAATCTACTTGATTCAGACCTGGGAATAGGGGACTTGCTCAATAAAGTTCCTAATTTCTTTTTAGTTATTTCGTATTTCTAATCCACATTTAAGGGGatatttttccattttcattttcagttgaTGTGTTtccatttaaaattataagaatgctatctttttttttttctttttaattcttattttcaaaattttgtgaagGAGATggtgaaaacaaataaatgtttatcTTCACCATTTCTTTTACTAAACTTGAAACAAAAAGCATAATGAAAACAAGATGACATGTTTGTAGTTATTACTGAAATTCATAATGAAAAACACAACAAACCAAACACCTCCATAAGTTCCAAAATAATTTTGGGATGCTGGCCTTTGAATATAAATTGACCAACATGACCCTAAAATGCAGCGTCAAATCATTTTTGAGGGGTAAGTTTACATTCCAAAGTAGTTTTTATTGGCATCCCAAACATCAAATTATGTTTAGTTATGTTTCAAAATACATTCTACTTAATACAAATTCT includes these proteins:
- the LOC100527402 gene encoding uncharacterized protein, encoding MAMRRFYNEIKGKRVSEVPEHVKPMLSLNYIKKAIQRGFDNYHAKYIETSSPDPIFHVCYGGMIFSYLVALPHERRHLQHAQEHAQQHH